A portion of the Kribbella jejuensis genome contains these proteins:
- a CDS encoding DUF624 domain-containing protein gives MQKANRTNTVLTKLAVVGDLLMLQLAFLVISLGILTLFPAAFALQRVLPDAISQERPKLLRRFLGEFRQTMKQYWLPGFGLWTGGLMLAFGISFWAYASGPVRIFALAILIPLTGMILGLYLSGLAILPQAEPTATMKELFRSANLFLLRRPLPVAGGVVLLLTWFALASQVPTLFVVGSGLVPALTAYWLSRPPREKTSEDVSI, from the coding sequence GTGCAGAAGGCCAACCGGACGAACACCGTGCTGACCAAGCTGGCGGTCGTCGGCGACCTGCTGATGCTGCAGCTGGCGTTCCTGGTGATCAGCCTCGGCATCCTGACCCTGTTCCCGGCCGCGTTCGCGCTGCAGCGGGTGCTGCCGGACGCGATCAGCCAGGAGCGGCCGAAGCTGCTGCGGCGGTTCCTGGGCGAATTCCGGCAGACGATGAAGCAGTACTGGCTGCCCGGCTTCGGCCTGTGGACGGGCGGGCTGATGCTCGCGTTCGGCATCTCCTTCTGGGCGTACGCGTCCGGGCCGGTACGGATCTTCGCGCTCGCGATCCTGATCCCGCTCACCGGCATGATCCTGGGGCTCTACCTGAGCGGTCTGGCGATCCTTCCGCAGGCGGAGCCGACCGCGACGATGAAGGAGCTGTTCCGGTCGGCCAACCTGTTCCTGCTGCGCCGGCCGCTGCCCGTGGCCGGTGGTGTTGTCCTGCTACTCACCTGGTTCGCCCTGGCGTCGCAGGTGCCGACACTGTTCGTCGTGGGCAGCGGTCTGGTGCCGGCGCTCACCGCGTACTGGCTATCTCGGCCGCCGCGCGAAAAAACTTCTGAAGACGTGTCAATCTGA
- a CDS encoding LacI family DNA-binding transcriptional regulator, with product MLAQERHELILRSLRRHGRLRVADLVAELGVSAITVRRDLAELDSAGLLRRVHGGAIGTAAADQSGAGSRLTIGIVVPSATSYYSDVIRGAEAMADRYGARLVLGVSSYDVATERERLDKVLGIGVAGLLLSTALGDGAADRMDTRLDDIDVPVVLMERAFGFPQMRREYDHVRTDHAYGAMLALRHFVALGHRRIAINLQSTVTAYWLRLGIEAAAKTLGIEVFLSPVDLPARGDDPGAVAQLDAFLAECESFGSRAVLVHSDEHGAGLVERAMDLGLRVPEDLAVIAYNDVTASLAVVPLTAVCPPRRALGETACDLLLRKIQSSNTPIQHLSLLPTLNIRSSCGAEQNLSAFHS from the coding sequence ATGCTTGCACAGGAGCGCCACGAGCTGATCCTGCGCAGCCTGCGCCGTCACGGCCGGCTCCGGGTCGCCGACCTGGTCGCCGAGCTGGGCGTTTCCGCGATCACAGTACGCCGGGACCTGGCCGAACTGGACTCCGCAGGCCTGCTCCGCCGAGTGCACGGCGGTGCGATCGGGACCGCCGCGGCCGACCAGTCCGGCGCCGGCAGCCGGCTGACGATCGGCATCGTGGTGCCGAGCGCGACGTCGTACTACTCCGACGTGATCCGCGGCGCCGAGGCGATGGCCGACCGGTACGGCGCCCGCCTGGTGCTGGGCGTCTCGTCGTACGACGTGGCCACCGAGCGCGAGCGGCTCGACAAGGTGCTCGGGATCGGCGTCGCCGGGCTGCTGCTCAGCACCGCGCTCGGCGACGGCGCGGCGGACCGGATGGACACCCGGCTGGACGACATCGACGTACCCGTGGTGCTGATGGAGCGCGCGTTCGGCTTCCCACAGATGCGCCGCGAGTACGACCACGTCCGGACCGACCACGCGTACGGCGCGATGCTGGCGCTGCGGCACTTCGTGGCGCTCGGCCACCGGCGGATCGCGATCAACCTGCAGTCCACGGTCACGGCGTACTGGCTCCGGCTCGGCATCGAGGCGGCCGCGAAGACGCTCGGCATCGAGGTGTTCCTCTCGCCCGTCGACCTGCCGGCCCGCGGCGACGACCCGGGCGCGGTCGCCCAGCTGGACGCGTTCCTGGCCGAGTGCGAGTCGTTCGGCAGCCGCGCCGTCCTCGTGCACTCCGACGAGCACGGCGCCGGCCTGGTCGAACGCGCGATGGACCTCGGCCTGCGCGTCCCCGAGGACCTCGCGGTGATCGCGTACAACGACGTCACCGCCTCACTGGCCGTCGTACCTCTCACCGCCGTCTGCCCGCCCCGCCGAGCCTTGGGCGAAACCGCCTGCGACCTCCTCCTTCGCAAGATCCAGTCTTCGAACACCCCGATCCAGCACCTGAGCCTGCTCCCCACCCTCAACATCCGCAGCTCCTGCGGAGCCGAGCAGAACCTCTCCGCGTTCCACTCTTGA
- a CDS encoding extracellular solute-binding protein: MRRGVGLTLLAAALSVVVSSCGNGVIDKSTDGVPPAEATGTLRVLIPSFPPSTKGREAFQKVVDDFHRTYPKMRVEPDFATYKNLNEKMSTSIAAGIPYDVMVTGVGWVQPFASKRIFEDLGNYGVTPDFIKEKSTPALIPAVTYDGKLYAYPLVADARAVALRKSAFIEAGLDPNKPPTSLAEIKADAEKLTKRDKNGNITRSGFDLASASGFRQSFTTFLASTGTPLYVKGEPNFDNKAGLDTLLWIKSMINNVQPYGQTNAAQQPLVLTGEAAMGIVNGGVDCSADGIGQKNCDDLKFFRFNSGKEIEYVGGDLASIGSRSRHKDAAWAFIQSLTKPSSLDIVAKLNKKIPAYKDASNSPQAKSNPLSQFVADGLVYAVNENEVPGNWLEMRGNFDIQLTQAVLGQKDPAKVLHNLAGQSR, from the coding sequence GTGAGACGTGGAGTGGGACTGACACTGCTGGCGGCGGCGCTCAGCGTCGTAGTCAGCAGTTGTGGCAACGGGGTGATCGACAAGAGCACGGACGGTGTGCCGCCGGCCGAGGCGACCGGGACGTTGCGGGTGCTGATCCCGTCGTTCCCACCGAGTACGAAGGGGCGCGAGGCGTTCCAGAAGGTCGTCGACGACTTCCACCGGACCTATCCGAAGATGCGGGTCGAGCCGGACTTCGCGACGTACAAGAACCTGAACGAGAAGATGTCCACCTCGATCGCGGCCGGCATCCCCTACGACGTGATGGTGACCGGTGTCGGCTGGGTGCAGCCGTTCGCGTCCAAGCGGATCTTCGAGGACCTCGGCAACTACGGCGTGACGCCGGACTTCATCAAGGAGAAGAGCACCCCGGCGCTGATCCCGGCGGTGACGTACGACGGCAAGCTGTACGCCTACCCGCTGGTCGCCGATGCCCGCGCCGTCGCGCTCCGCAAGAGCGCGTTCATCGAGGCGGGGCTGGACCCGAACAAACCGCCGACGTCGCTGGCCGAGATCAAGGCCGACGCCGAGAAGCTGACCAAGCGGGATAAGAACGGCAACATCACCCGCAGCGGTTTCGACCTCGCGTCCGCGTCCGGCTTCCGGCAGTCGTTCACCACCTTCCTGGCCTCGACCGGTACGCCGCTCTACGTCAAGGGCGAGCCGAACTTCGACAACAAGGCCGGCCTCGACACGCTGCTCTGGATCAAGTCGATGATCAACAACGTCCAGCCGTACGGGCAGACGAACGCGGCGCAGCAGCCGCTGGTCCTGACCGGCGAGGCCGCGATGGGCATCGTGAACGGCGGCGTCGACTGCTCCGCCGACGGCATCGGCCAGAAGAACTGCGACGACCTGAAGTTCTTCCGCTTCAACAGCGGCAAGGAGATCGAGTACGTCGGCGGCGACCTGGCGTCGATCGGGTCCCGCAGCCGGCACAAGGACGCGGCCTGGGCGTTCATCCAGTCGCTGACGAAGCCGTCCAGCCTGGACATCGTCGCGAAGCTGAACAAGAAGATCCCGGCCTACAAGGACGCAAGCAACTCGCCGCAGGCCAAGTCCAACCCGCTCAGCCAGTTCGTCGCCGACGGCCTGGTGTACGCGGTCAACGAGAACGAAGTACCGGGCAACTGGCTCGAGATGCGCGGCAACTTCGACATCCAGCTCACCCAGGCGGTCCTCGGACAGAAGGATCCCGCCAAGGTGCTGCACAACCTGGCAGGACAGTCCAGATGA
- a CDS encoding carbohydrate ABC transporter permease gives MSTTLERPALATAGKTAPSKDSRALVRNQVWAGWALLTPALLHSGIFIVIPVIAVLVLSLTDYSFGDSFDWVGFGNYADLFRDPNFGASLWHTVLYAIVVIPISMAISLAVAIGLNQKIRGLGFFRTAFYIPTVTATVAVATIWLWIYNPGSGLANGFLSLFGFAPNRWLADPGTALPSLMVVGIWQGLGTKIIIYLAALQGVSRDLIESAQLDGAGRWQRFANVTWPAIGPVQFFVLITSIVGTFQVFDLVYVMTQGGPGSSTRVLVMDIYQNAFQNLKLGYASAETVIMMIVIAIFIAAGRLLQKADTND, from the coding sequence ATGAGCACAACTCTCGAACGTCCCGCGCTCGCGACCGCCGGCAAGACGGCGCCGTCCAAGGACAGCCGCGCGCTGGTCCGCAACCAGGTCTGGGCCGGCTGGGCGCTGCTGACGCCGGCGCTGCTGCACTCCGGCATCTTCATCGTGATCCCGGTGATCGCCGTACTCGTGCTGAGCCTGACCGACTACAGCTTCGGTGACTCCTTCGACTGGGTCGGCTTCGGCAACTACGCCGACCTGTTCCGGGACCCGAACTTCGGCGCCTCGCTGTGGCACACGGTGCTGTACGCGATCGTGGTGATCCCGATCTCGATGGCGATCTCACTCGCGGTCGCGATCGGCCTGAACCAGAAGATCCGCGGCCTCGGCTTCTTCCGGACCGCGTTCTACATCCCGACCGTGACCGCGACGGTTGCGGTGGCGACGATCTGGCTGTGGATCTACAACCCGGGCTCCGGTCTGGCGAACGGGTTCCTCAGCCTGTTCGGGTTCGCGCCGAACCGCTGGCTGGCCGACCCGGGGACCGCGCTGCCGTCGCTGATGGTGGTCGGTATCTGGCAGGGCCTCGGTACCAAGATCATCATCTACCTGGCCGCGCTCCAGGGCGTGTCCCGCGACCTGATCGAGTCCGCACAGCTCGACGGCGCCGGCCGCTGGCAGCGGTTCGCCAACGTCACCTGGCCGGCGATCGGGCCGGTGCAGTTCTTCGTCCTGATCACGTCGATCGTCGGTACCTTCCAGGTGTTCGACCTGGTGTACGTGATGACGCAGGGCGGCCCCGGTTCGTCGACCCGGGTGCTGGTGATGGACATCTACCAGAACGCGTTCCAGAACCTGAAACTCGGCTACGCGTCCGCCGAGACGGTGATCATGATGATCGTGATCGCGATCTTCATCGCCGCCGGACGCCTGCTCCAGAAGGCGGATACCAATGACTAG
- a CDS encoding carbohydrate ABC transporter permease, with amino-acid sequence MTSVSLPAVGAAKPPAVRAGRIVLYVVLTVGALLMIVPFVWMLLTAFKSNLEIAKFNWLPQELRWRNFVDAMQTAPFLRYFRNSLFIAVGETAFTLAVCTTAGYALAKLPIRGGKVLLNYFIVLLLVPFQIILVPLFLIVKSIPLFGGNNILGQGGIGWLNSWWGLIIPLGAAPLFTFLARQFYVSLPDQLAQAARVDGLGEFGIFWRIMTPLIKPALITIAVFQIEAAWNGFLWPLMITTSDEMRPLQLGLAIFSQNPAEIQWPYLMAGTALATLPMIVLFVFAQKRFVEGMANVGIKG; translated from the coding sequence ATGACTAGCGTTTCGTTGCCGGCGGTCGGTGCCGCTAAGCCGCCGGCCGTACGGGCCGGCCGGATCGTGCTGTACGTCGTACTCACGGTCGGCGCGCTGCTGATGATCGTGCCGTTCGTGTGGATGCTGCTGACCGCGTTCAAGAGCAACCTGGAGATCGCGAAGTTCAACTGGCTGCCGCAGGAGCTGCGCTGGCGGAACTTCGTCGACGCGATGCAGACCGCTCCGTTCCTGCGGTACTTCCGCAACAGCCTGTTCATCGCGGTCGGCGAGACGGCGTTCACGCTGGCGGTCTGTACGACGGCCGGCTACGCGCTGGCGAAACTGCCGATCCGCGGCGGCAAGGTGTTGCTGAACTACTTCATCGTGCTGCTGCTGGTGCCGTTCCAGATCATCCTGGTGCCGCTGTTCCTGATCGTGAAGTCGATCCCGCTGTTCGGCGGCAACAACATCCTCGGCCAGGGCGGCATCGGCTGGCTGAACTCGTGGTGGGGCCTGATTATCCCGCTCGGCGCGGCGCCGCTGTTCACGTTCCTGGCGCGGCAGTTCTACGTCTCACTGCCGGACCAGTTGGCACAGGCCGCCCGGGTGGATGGGCTGGGCGAGTTCGGCATCTTCTGGCGGATCATGACGCCGCTGATCAAGCCGGCGCTGATCACGATCGCCGTCTTCCAGATCGAAGCCGCGTGGAACGGTTTCCTCTGGCCGCTGATGATCACCACGTCGGACGAGATGCGCCCGCTCCAGCTCGGGCTGGCGATCTTCTCCCAGAACCCGGCCGAAATCCAATGGCCGTACCTGATGGCGGGCACGGCGCTGGCGACCCTCCCGATGATCGTGCTGTTCGTGTTCGCCCAGAAACGCTTCGTCGAGGGCATGGCAAACGTCGGGATCAAGGGCTGA
- a CDS encoding nitroreductase/quinone reductase family protein, with translation MSFIPRRHQRKKRILNDFTARLIEEFKANAGQVGPPFEHARLLLLTTTGARTGRPRTAILGYYPDGGRVLVVGSAGGSPNHPAWYHNLLADPQVSVDVGLFSYPATALVLRGAERDEVFARLVEADAGWGQYQAAVTRTIPVVALVPGGPPGGGRGSLAEALKNIHAAFRRELALIRHEIATSGVAGLGAQLRINCLTLCQGLHYHHTGESTMLFPGLLERHPELADAIAVLQHEHEQIAVLLDQLKQEVSLAQVDELIAQLNAHLDREEAELLPYL, from the coding sequence ATGTCTTTCATTCCCAGACGGCACCAGAGAAAGAAGCGAATCCTGAACGATTTCACCGCACGTCTCATCGAGGAGTTCAAGGCGAACGCCGGCCAGGTCGGCCCGCCCTTCGAGCACGCCCGCTTGTTGCTCCTGACAACCACCGGTGCACGTACCGGCCGGCCCCGGACCGCGATCCTCGGTTACTACCCGGACGGCGGCCGGGTCCTGGTCGTCGGCTCGGCCGGCGGCAGCCCGAACCACCCGGCGTGGTACCACAACCTGCTCGCCGATCCCCAGGTCAGCGTCGATGTCGGCCTGTTCAGCTATCCCGCGACAGCACTTGTACTGCGGGGCGCCGAGCGCGACGAGGTCTTCGCCCGGCTGGTCGAGGCCGACGCCGGGTGGGGCCAGTACCAGGCCGCCGTCACCCGGACCATCCCGGTCGTCGCACTGGTCCCGGGCGGACCACCTGGCGGGGGCAGGGGTTCGCTTGCCGAGGCCCTGAAGAACATCCACGCCGCGTTCCGCCGGGAGCTGGCCCTGATCCGGCACGAGATCGCGACGTCGGGCGTCGCCGGGCTCGGCGCTCAGCTCCGCATCAACTGCCTCACGCTCTGCCAGGGCCTGCACTACCACCACACCGGCGAGTCGACCATGCTGTTCCCGGGGTTGCTCGAGCGGCACCCGGAGTTGGCCGACGCGATCGCCGTACTGCAGCACGAGCACGAGCAGATCGCAGTACTGCTCGACCAACTCAAGCAGGAAGTCTCACTGGCCCAGGTGGACGAGCTGATCGCTCAGCTCAACGCCCACCTGGACCGCGAGGAGGCGGAACTTCTGCCTTATCTATAA
- a CDS encoding class I SAM-dependent methyltransferase → MLEAVLADAPVVVHLQSGHGLDDVGLVKAGARRVIGVDYSSVAAGAAQRRARDVGLDCRYVVAEVPGVPVKDASADLVYTGKGALIWMRDIDAWARDVVRVARPGGHLFVYEAHPAVPLWTWDTDEPRIRPDRSYFAASHINDTFPGNGAQEWQWTLGQIVTAIAAAGLRLKVLEEYAEPFWRPQDDHRAAAWEGRLPNSYALLAQKPL, encoded by the coding sequence TTGTTGGAGGCTGTGTTGGCGGACGCACCGGTTGTGGTGCATCTGCAGAGTGGGCACGGGCTCGACGATGTCGGGTTGGTGAAGGCTGGGGCTCGGCGGGTGATCGGGGTGGACTACAGCTCGGTCGCGGCCGGCGCGGCGCAGCGGCGAGCGCGGGATGTGGGGCTTGATTGCCGGTACGTCGTGGCGGAAGTGCCTGGCGTACCGGTGAAGGATGCGTCGGCGGATCTGGTGTACACGGGTAAAGGCGCGCTGATCTGGATGCGCGACATCGACGCGTGGGCGCGGGACGTGGTGCGCGTCGCTCGGCCGGGTGGGCATCTGTTCGTGTACGAGGCCCACCCGGCCGTACCGCTGTGGACGTGGGACACGGACGAACCACGGATCCGCCCTGATCGGAGCTACTTCGCCGCGTCGCACATCAACGACACGTTCCCTGGCAACGGTGCGCAGGAGTGGCAGTGGACGCTCGGGCAGATCGTCACTGCGATCGCCGCGGCCGGCCTGCGCCTCAAGGTCCTCGAGGAGTACGCCGAACCGTTCTGGCGACCGCAGGACGACCACCGCGCGGCCGCCTGGGAAGGCCGTCTACCCAACTCCTACGCCCTGTTGGCCCAGAAGCCGTTATAG
- a CDS encoding ABC transporter permease, with amino-acid sequence MSAVWPVARAAVRRRRVQTVVIGVVVLLSTTMIVVALALLAASSGPFDHAYAQQRGAHLVATYDRSKVSDIQLTAKASGAEAFAGPFAMTTIDLGSSPKGDSDSLFTVGRANPDGPVDRLNVWKGHWAAKPGEIVLNRNPTDTGARGETTLGSTISVPGGPTLTVVGFAFSVSQSADAWVTPEQMASLKPTSTQMLYRFAQAATNAQVSAGQHMVTAGLPSGAVVGTQSYLGLRALAAGQPNTFVPFLMVFGWLGLAVAVLIVANVISGAVVAGFKHIGIMKSLGFTPTQVLMVYLAMVSIPAVAGCAIGIVLGNVLADSLLTRAFENYGAQGTSVSVWVDVATAVGVPALVALAALLPALRARSLSAAQAISAGSAPRAGRGLRAQRWLSGTRLPRSVSLGLGLPFARPGRTALTLAAVVLGVTSVTLAVGLGKSLTTYQTAASRVGAVDLAMFAPTQFGGSPPPGAEAPPAAKLNDAGDEALLRSIPGAVSVTPSTDLGMRLAGTQTDLRVSFYRGNVEQVGFRLLDGHWFDGAGQVVVSERFLRQRGLAVGDTVTLQSKGKNVPVRIVGKALYNSGDEVLSNWDTLKLIAPTQRANLYEINVKPGTDLDAFVKAAQAKDPGLVETGGQESGSFVAIVIATVVLLTLMLGTVAGLGVFNTVILNTRERRRDLGMLKSIGMTPAQVTAMVVVSMTALGAAGSVLGIPLGIVAHRLVVPAMANGAQVELPDFMLHVYPATLLALLILAGIVIAAAGAYFPARTAARTTIAQVLHNE; translated from the coding sequence GTGAGCGCCGTCTGGCCGGTGGCGCGTGCCGCGGTACGGCGGCGGCGCGTGCAGACCGTGGTAATCGGTGTCGTCGTACTGCTCTCCACAACGATGATCGTGGTCGCGCTGGCGCTGCTGGCTGCGTCGAGCGGTCCGTTCGACCATGCGTACGCTCAACAGCGCGGCGCGCACCTGGTGGCGACGTACGACCGGAGCAAAGTCAGCGACATCCAACTGACAGCCAAAGCATCAGGTGCTGAGGCATTTGCCGGGCCGTTCGCGATGACGACGATCGACCTCGGTTCGAGTCCGAAGGGCGATTCGGATTCCCTGTTCACGGTGGGGCGGGCGAACCCGGACGGACCGGTCGACCGGCTCAACGTCTGGAAGGGCCACTGGGCAGCCAAGCCAGGCGAGATCGTGCTGAACCGGAACCCCACCGACACCGGCGCACGTGGAGAGACGACGCTGGGCTCGACCATCTCCGTACCGGGCGGCCCGACGCTGACTGTGGTGGGATTCGCGTTCAGCGTCAGCCAGTCGGCCGACGCGTGGGTGACGCCTGAGCAGATGGCCTCCCTGAAACCGACCTCGACACAGATGCTCTACCGCTTCGCTCAGGCCGCTACGAACGCACAGGTGTCGGCCGGCCAGCACATGGTGACTGCTGGGCTGCCGTCCGGCGCTGTGGTCGGCACTCAGTCCTACCTGGGATTGCGGGCCCTCGCCGCTGGACAGCCGAACACCTTCGTGCCGTTCCTGATGGTGTTCGGCTGGCTGGGTCTGGCGGTCGCAGTGCTGATCGTGGCCAACGTGATCAGTGGCGCCGTCGTGGCCGGCTTCAAGCACATCGGCATCATGAAGTCGCTGGGTTTCACACCGACGCAGGTGCTGATGGTCTACCTCGCGATGGTCTCGATCCCTGCGGTCGCCGGGTGCGCGATCGGCATCGTGCTGGGCAACGTACTCGCGGACTCCTTGCTGACAAGGGCATTCGAGAACTACGGCGCGCAGGGTACGTCGGTATCGGTCTGGGTGGACGTCGCCACAGCGGTCGGCGTACCGGCGCTGGTGGCACTGGCGGCACTGCTGCCGGCATTGCGAGCTCGGAGCCTCTCGGCAGCTCAGGCGATCAGCGCGGGCAGTGCACCGCGGGCCGGGCGTGGACTGCGGGCGCAGCGTTGGCTCAGCGGGACTCGGCTGCCGCGGTCGGTCAGCCTCGGGCTGGGCCTGCCGTTCGCACGGCCTGGGCGTACGGCGTTGACGCTGGCAGCTGTCGTACTCGGGGTGACCAGCGTGACGCTGGCGGTCGGGCTCGGCAAGTCGCTGACGACGTACCAGACCGCGGCCAGCCGGGTCGGTGCCGTCGACCTGGCGATGTTCGCGCCGACCCAGTTCGGCGGTTCACCTCCTCCCGGTGCTGAGGCCCCACCGGCGGCCAAGCTGAACGATGCCGGCGACGAGGCACTGCTGCGGTCGATTCCCGGCGCGGTGTCGGTGACGCCGAGCACCGACCTCGGGATGCGGTTGGCCGGTACGCAGACGGATCTCCGTGTCTCCTTCTACCGCGGGAACGTCGAGCAGGTGGGCTTCCGGCTCCTCGACGGTCACTGGTTCGACGGAGCCGGGCAGGTGGTCGTGTCCGAGCGATTCCTGCGCCAGCGTGGACTTGCCGTCGGCGACACCGTCACGCTGCAGTCGAAGGGCAAGAACGTCCCGGTACGGATCGTCGGCAAGGCGCTCTACAACTCCGGCGACGAGGTGCTGTCGAACTGGGACACTCTCAAGCTGATCGCTCCCACGCAGCGGGCCAATCTGTACGAGATCAACGTGAAGCCCGGCACGGACCTGGATGCCTTCGTCAAGGCTGCGCAGGCGAAGGATCCGGGACTGGTCGAGACCGGCGGACAGGAATCGGGCTCGTTCGTGGCGATCGTCATCGCGACCGTAGTACTGCTCACGCTGATGCTCGGGACTGTTGCGGGGCTCGGGGTGTTCAATACCGTCATACTCAACACCCGTGAACGCCGCCGTGACCTCGGGATGCTCAAGTCGATCGGTATGACGCCTGCGCAGGTCACCGCGATGGTCGTGGTGTCGATGACCGCACTGGGCGCCGCCGGAAGTGTGCTGGGCATCCCGCTCGGGATCGTCGCGCACCGCCTCGTCGTACCCGCGATGGCCAACGGCGCCCAGGTCGAACTCCCCGACTTCATGCTCCACGTCTACCCGGCGACCCTTCTCGCCCTCCTCATCCTTGCCGGCATCGTCATCGCCGCCGCCGGCGCCTACTTCCCCGCGCGCACCGCGGCCCGCACCACCATCGCCCAAGTCCTCCACAACGAGTGA